The genomic region CCCTGATTACGAACTTGGATGCAAGCGCATTCTCATCTCCAATGACTACTACCCGGCAATCCAGCGGCCGAATGTGGCGCTGATCACCACGCCGGTCGAACGGTTTACGAAAAACTCTGTTGTGGACCGGGATGGCCGGTCGTACGATGTAGACACGGTCATTTTCGGCACCGGTTTCGAGACCACCGGATTTCTCGCCCCGATACGGATCACCGGTCTTGGGGGCCAAAGTCTGAAGGAAGCCTGGAAAGACGGCGCAGAGGCTTTTCTGGGCGTCACGGTGGCGGGATTTCCCAACCTTTTCATGCTTTACGGGCCGAATACGAATCTGGGCCACAACTCGATCCTGTTCATGATCGAGTGCCAGGTTCACTACGCCATCCAGTGCATCCGGCGGCTCGTGGACCGGCGGCTCAAATACCTGCATCCCGATCCGGACCGGCAACGCGAATACAACGAATGGGTACAGGCTGAACTGAAAAAGCGCGTCTGGGCGACCGGTTGCCACAGCTGGTACGTGAATGAAAAGGGTAAAAACACAAACAACTGGCCCACCTACACCGTTTCTTACTGGCGCAAGACCCGCCAGGTGGATTTCTCGGCCTATCGAAGCGAAGCGCGGTAGTCATATTTCCTGAAACTGCTCTATTTACAGCCAGTTAAGAACAGTTAATCCTTTTCTTTCTTTGCCCGGTTTGGCTGGCAACCGCAGTCTCGATATGTATACTGTATACAGTTCTGGATAAGCACAGGCTGACTGTCCTGAAGCATCCGAACTGACGGCCCGGTCCTTGGCAATGGCGGCAGAAATCGTCTAGTTGACCAGCGGCTTGGCCGACCTCAAAAACTGCAAGGCCCCTCTTATAAAGGAGAGATGGAAACCATGAGTTACAAACCCTCACGCCGACAGTTCATGGGCCACACCGTGGCTGCTACCGCTGGCACTTTCGTGCTGATCGAGATCGCCCACCCCAACCTCAGCTGGGGACAGGAAGGCAAATACAAGGCCGGCAAGGTGAACAATCCGGCCACGGTCGCTGGCGCGGTAACCTTCAAGGGCACGGCTCCGAAGGCGATCATGCGCGCGGTCACCGACAGCTTCGAAGTGGCGGGCAAGGAACCCCGCCAGTGGGAAGGCCTGAACCTCGGCGCGGGCAACACCGTCAAGGATGCCGTCGTGATGATCAACAAGATCCCCGAGGGCAAGGCGTTCAGCGAAGGCAAGCATGTGACCTGGGTTGAAAAGGCCGATATTCACCCGCGCTCGGAAGGCTTTGGTCTCTCCGGCCCCACGTCCGTCGATGTGGAAAACAGGGATCCGATCTTCCACTCGTGGATTCTCATGCTGGGCCGCCGGCAGGTGGCCAACGTCCCGCACCCGAACAAGGACGTGAAGCAGATCAAGATCGACAAACCCGGCCTGTATGAAATGCGCTGTGGTCCACATCCCTGGGAGCGCGCTTTCCGTATGGTTGTACCGCACCCCTACTATGCCAACACCAGCAAGGACGGAAAGTTCGAGATCAAGGACGTTCCGGCTGGCTCCTACGAAGCGGTGGCCTGGGCCGAGGGGTTCAATCCCAAGAAGATCCCGATTACGGTGACGGCTGGCAGCACCTCCTTTAACGTGGAGTTCACCGACGCGGATATCACCGAGGACCTGAAGAAGGGCGGCTGATTCCAGCCCGTTTTCCGGCTAGACCTGTGATCAGGAACCACCCCGTCTCTTGGCTGAGTCGGGGCGGTTCCGTTTTTTTGGCGGCCCCTATTTTCCTGTAGACAAGGCTACCCCGGCTTTGGTAGCAAGTGTGCCATGCAAACACTTGTCTCTCGTTTGAGAACTTCTTTCGCACTGGGCGCCTTCGTGGCGCTTTTCTTTTCAATGGCTGTCAGCCCCGTCAACGCCGATGACGGGAAGGTGGGATGGAAGGATGGCTTCAGCCTGCGGACATCCACCGATACGGCAGAGTTCCGGGTAGGTGGCCGTATCCAGCTTGATTCGGCATTCATCGCAACCAGCCATGAAATGCGCGCCGCCAATGGTTCGCCCGTCACCGATCATTTTGGTTTCCGGAGAGCCCGGCTCTACATCGACATCACCCTGCACAAGCACGTGGAGATGCGGCACGAAATCGAAACCTCCCGCGGCAACCTCCAGTTCGCCGATGCCTATGTAGGTCTCAAGGGCGGACCGGCCGGGCTCGGCCTTCGCCTCGGCCATTTCAAGGAGCCATTTGGACTCGAGGAGATGACCAGTGCCAATTTCCACCCGTTCCTGGAACGAAGTGTTGGCAACGCTTTTGCACCGGTCCGGAATCTCGGCGCCATGGTTTACATGGACAAAATCCATGACAGCAAAATTACTGCCTGGCTCGGGGTCTTTCGTACGGCCGACGACAAAGGGCTCTTCGGTGACGACATGACCGAATCGAAGGATACCGATTACAGCCTTACCGGCCGGATCACAGCCGCGCCGCTGCTAGAAAACGGCGGTGAGAAGATATTTCATCTCGGATTCGGTTACAGCCGCCGGGAATACCACTCGAATACGACGAGTCTTTCCACACGGCCTGAGACGGGTTTCTTCTACCTGACAACTCCGGCAGGGCCCGGTACACCCCCGGTCCCGCCCGCCGCACGGGTCAATGGGACCATCCTGAATACGGGAGATATCGCTACAGCCAGCGGCAATGTACAGTGGGGGCAACTGTTCGGCTTCGAGGGGGCTGTCGGCATCGGACCGGTATCATTACGAAGCGAATACCACCTCAACATGCTCGATACGGCCACCGGGAACCGGTATTTCTATGGTTTCCATGCACTCGGGAGCGTGTTTTTGACTGGAGAGCATCACCCCTACGCACGTGGCCGGTTCGTACGCCCGAAACCCAAAACTGCCGCCTTCGATGACGGTATTGGTGCGATCGAGCTGGCGCTCCGCTATTCGCGGCTGGACCTGAACGACGGCCCGGTCACCGGGGGCCACGTCAATACGTTTGGCGTGGCACTGAACTGGTATCTGAACCCCAACACCCGCTTCGGTGCGAACTACATCCATGCCCACACATCACGCACTGGCACACCCGTTTCCGGGCAGCGGGTGCCGGGTTATGTGAATGCGGTCGTGGCCCGGTTCCAGGTGGATATCTGACCAAAGGCACCGGGCATCCGGGCTACTCCGGTCCCACTCCCGGCGCTAGGCTTTTGCATCACCCGCCGGGAGAGATGCCCAGTGCCTGCGAGCGATGACAAGAAACCGGAACTGATCGTCAGCACCGATACCCTGCGGGAAGAGCGCGTACCTCCCGGTCAGCGCGAGACCCGTGCATGGCCTGTCCTGCACTATGGTGATGTACCCGGATTCGACAAGGCCAGATGGGATTTCCGTGTGTTCGGCGAAGTCAGCACACCCCTGAGGTTTTCGTTCGACGAATTCTTCGCGCTCCCCCGGCTACAGGTGAAGTGTGATATTCACTGCGTCACGACCTGGAGCAAGCTTGGCATGCTCTGGGAGGGAGTGCCGGTAAGGTTCCTGATGGAAAAATCCGGGGTAAAGCCCACGGCAAAATATGTTCTGGCCCACTGCGAGCAGGGGTTTACTGCCAACATCCCGCTTTCCGACTTTACTGAGCCCGACGTGATCTGCGGAATGAAGGCAGATGGCAAGGATCTCACTCCCGAGCACGGTTACCCACTCCGTCTGCTCGTACCCAAGCTCTATTTCTGGAAATCGGCCAAATGGCTCCGGGGCATCGAGTTCCTGGAGAAAGACCAGCCCGGCTTCTGGGAACAGAACGGCTACCACATGCGCGGTGACCCGTGGACCGAGGAACGGTACCGGACCTACTGAATCAATCGCCGTTCAGAACCCGGATCAGCGGGTAGAGCTCCGAATATGATCCAAACCGGATACGCGGCATGGCCAGCACGTTTTCCTTTTCGGATACAAGAGGCGGGAAGCCATCCGGCCGGTGCCGGTTTATTTCCACCAGACGGTCCGCACTAACGGCCTCTTTCATACTGAACCCGATGACACCACGGTGCTTGTCGTAGCTGATGGAATCGAGTTTCCGGTAGAATGACGTCACGAACGACACTGCTTCCGACGCCGAAGGCGCCACGTAGATCAAATCCATGTCGCTGGGGCTGATAACGCCACGTTCCGACATGATGCGCATATCCTCGATCAGGCCATTCCAGATGTCCCTTCCGCCCAGCAGAATCAGCGGAGCCAGCGGCATTTTCCCGGTCTGGATAAGGCACGCCACCTCCCACAACTCGTCACGGGTTCCGAAACCACCCTCCCCCAGAATGAACGCCTTGGACCGGAATACGAGAAAATACTTGCGGATGAAAAAATAGTGGAAATCGACCGCCACTCCGACGTAGGGGTTAAAACTCTGCTCATGGGGAAGCGTAATCCCGCAGCCAATGGAGTAGTGGGCCGGATCCTCGCCTTTTTCTTTTGCCACCTCCCATGCTCCACGGTTGGCAGCTTCCATCACACCGGCCGCGCCTCCAGTGACGACGCCATACCCCGCTCTTGCCAGCAGCGCACCCAGCTTGCGGTTCTCCTCGTAACTTGAATGATCGGAGGGCAGCCGGGCCGAACCGAATACCGTCACGTAGGGTTTTTCCTCATACGGAGCGAGTATCTCGTTCGCGAGCATGAATTCAGCCAGTATCCGGGTTCCCCGGACCGGGTAGCCGGTGCCGAATTCGATGTAATTCTTCATATGTTCGCGCATGGATGGTCTCCTTGTCTGACCCGCTGATATCACCAAAAGGCATGTGATTTCAGCCGATTATACCCTAACGCAATGGTCAAAACCGGCTCTGGCAGGAGCAACTACGTGAAGCCTTGTGAACAGCCTTATCCGGCGGCTTCTCCCCGCCAACAGGAGGGGATATGCTCAAGATTAATTATCTGGAACGCAACATCCGCTGCCGGGATGAATACAGGCGGGTGATTGTTCTGGCCCGGGCGGTGGTTGCCTACTTGTAGCTGCTTCGGGAGGGAGAACGAATCCACGTGATGTCTCGTATTCTGCCCACTATTGCCGTGCTGCTGCTGGCACCGTTGCCGCTCAATGCGGAAGGCTTTTCCCTGCTGTTTCCGGATAGCCACATCACACCCGGCCATCTGCTTCGTATCGGCGCGCAGGCTTTCGATGACGATGGCCTTGAAGAACGCCGCCCTTCGTCATCTCTGATGGAGTACGCCGATGAGCTCACGTGGGGACCGGAAGCAGGAGATGTGGAAATCTCACCTGCTTTCTCGCTGATCGGCGACAGTTTCGATGCAGGCGAGAATGTCAGCTTCACCGGCCAGATTTTTGCCGGCATCAACGTCACTCCGATATTCCAGGTTGGCCTCTCGGCGATGTATACGAATTTCAAGGGCCGCGATCCCGTGCAGCCCGGACCGCCGCCGACACAATCAACCACTGGCGCCACTCACACGCTTCTGTTCATGCCAACCATGCGGGTGCATTTCATTTTCGACAAGGAAGCGCGTTTCGATCCCTACGTCCAGTTTGCCCTGGGTGGAGGGCGTATTTTCCCCAGGGGAGATAACGGCGGCGCGTTCGTCTTTGGCCCTGGTGGCGGGATCCGGACTTTTGTCATTCCCAAGGCAGCCCTTGATCTCCGGTTCGAATACCTGTTCGTCTACTCGCGTGAAGATTACGAATCGATGCGCTTCATGCTGGGAGCGGCTTTTCTCTACGATTGGTTGAAATAGCAGTTCAGTCTTCTGCCGGCGTCTTCAGCAGCGACGGAAGCACGTATTTCTCGAATTCGGTGACCTGCGTGATTGACCGGGTATCTTCCGTCCGGTCCAGCCACAGTATCCCGTCCAGATGATCACATTCGTGCTGGATGGCACGTGCCAGGAAACCGGACACCTCCAGATGACACCTCTCTCCGCCGGGAATCCGAAAGGTAGCCGACAAGTCTGTCCAGCGGGACACCTTGCCACGAAGACCATCGATCGAGAGACATCCTTCCCAGTCCAGGTCACGTCCGTTTCCCGTGGGCGTCAGAACCGGGTTCACGAGGACCAGTTCACCGGTCGATTCGATGTAGGGGTACCGGGGATTGGGCCTAATATCGAGCACAACCACGCGCACCAGCTCACCCACCTGAGGCGCCGCCAGTCCTACCCCACGCGCAGCGCGCATGGTCTCGAACATGTCCGATATCAGTTCTTTCAGTTGCGGAGACTGAAGTTCATCCTCTGCGAGTTCACGCGAACGCTCACGCAGAAGGGGGTTACCAATCTTGAGAATCTCGCGGATGGCCATACCAGCAGCTTACTATCTTGCCGGGGCTGTCTGGAACGAAGGCTCATCGATCTTCCGGACTGATTCGACAAACCCCCTGAACAACCGCACTTCCAGTGGCCCCGCCGGCGTACGACGGTAAAGCCAACGCTCCTTGTGGCCTTCCGTCTCGGCACGTATTTCCGGTTCGCCCACTGCCAGCATTACCGCCTCGCGGGAAAACCCTTCACGGATATCGCCACGCAGAATGGAGCCCACTGTCAGTGGCGTCCACTGGGGATTCGCCCGGATGACATCAAGTTTTGCCGTTATCTTTTCCATCGTGCTTCGCACTTCCAGATGGATATCGTTGGCGGGAACAAAGCCGGTCAATGCATCCACACGGTCCAGCCGGACATTCCATGTCACTTCAGTCCAGGCGCCATCGTGACGGACAATACCGGTACGCGAAAGCCAGCGGGTCTTGACCAGTTGCGGCGGGTCACGATCGCCGGGATGACGGAACACGGCCGCCTCCTCACGGAGCAGAGGATCGCCTTCTCCTGGCAACTGGATCACCCAGCCACGCTTCAGAATTGTCCGGGGCATCGAGTGCTCCCGCAAAACTATTTCATACCAGGGCTGACGGCCTTCACCAAGCGCGGAACTCTTGACCCGGAACACGTCCAGATACTGGAGATCCTGAAGCGCGGGCTTCCCGAAGCCGGCTTCGGTCCGCACCTGGGTTTTCGTCAGCACGATGGCATAGTCGGCGGGCTCGGCCGCGGCAGCAGATATGAGCAGGGCATGGACCAGAAGGGTCGCCTGGCCGAACCGGATACAACTAACCCGCGAAGGTAACACTCTTCCAAACATGCTTTAGGTCCGACTGGAGATCCTCTACCAGCGATGGAATCGTATAAAAGACAAACTGGTATCCCTTGCCGTTCCGGACAAGGAAATGAACAAAATACCGGAACGTAATATCCTGCGACGATACGACCTGAAACTCGACATATCGCGCAGGCTGTCCGCCGAGGACAGATTTGCGATCCTCGGAAAGCTGGAATGACGTGTACCGCGCCCTGAACTGGTTAAGGGCCAGGTCCGTAAAACCGTCCAGCGACAACGGCGTCTCCTCGACGATCAAGAGTCCGAAAGCAAAGGAGCCCTGATCGATAAATTCAAATTCGGCGGCGGGGTTCTTGATAATCTTGTCTTCCGAATCCCGCCCATTGATCTGCCACCGCCCGGAGGGAAACTCTATCCGGACTCCGCCTTCAGTGCTTTCCGCCGACACTGGACCCGCCGTCTCCAGCCGCATGGCCTGTGGAAACGGGGCTGCCGGGGCCGTGCTCCCGGTCCGATGCTCCAGAACGCCAGAACGCCAGAGCAGAAGACCCGCAATGGCCACAATCAGGGCTCCAACCATCGCCCATTGCAGACGGCTTACCTGATCCTGAAGCACGGTGCCGCACTTCTGGCAACGATGCGTGTCCGCCGGGTTCTCCGCACCACATTCTGGGCAAATGAGCACTGGCATAACGGCTAATTCCTTCCAGCTTCCTGCAGCCAGAGGGCGGTCCGGGCCATACCCTCATCCAGGGTTACACGGGGCTCATAGCCGAGCAGCTTCCGGGCCTTTTCAATTGAATAAGGATACGGCCGGTTAAGAAACGCGATGGCATCGGGACTCACCTGCGGTTCACGGCCCAGCAAAACCGCCGATTTCTGCATTATCCATGCAATCCCTTTCACAAGTGGTAATGGAACAGAGTACGGCCGGGGTGCTCCCACTGCCTTGGCAAGGCGAGTGAAATAGCTACGGAAGGTCGTGTCGGCACCGTCGGTCACGTTAAATGTCTCTCCCCACATCTCGTGCTCCAGCGCAAGAAATATCGCGTCGATGAGATTATCCACGTAGACGTGGTTCATGATCCCCTGTCCACCGCCCGGCAGTCCAAACTGCCGCTTTCTCATCAGCTTCGCCGGCCGCACGACCCAGGGAACCGAACCTGGGCCATAAACATCTCCCGGCCGAATCACAATTACCCCGAAACGTGGCGGCTGATTGTACCGGAGTGCGGCCTCTTCGCTTTCGATCTTGGTCTGGCAATAAGGATTATTTTCGCCCCTGAGGGGCCCCGTCTCCGTGACATAAGGGGGAAACGTAAATCCATAAACCATCACGCTGGAAAGCTGGACAAACGCCTTCGCACCCGCCTCACGCGCGTTTTCACATACATTGACAGTGCCGCCCACATTGACCCTGCGGAACTCATCCATTGAACCACTCTCATGGACGATAGCCGCCGTATGAAGGACAATATCCGCTCCACGGCACAGGTCACGGACAGCTGACGGACTCGTCACATCACCAACTACCACGTCCGCTCCGGCCTTTCGTGCCCGCACCGCTGCCGGCTCCGACATATCCAGTCCCCGGACCCGCATACCGCGCTGCAACGCCCTTTCGGCGGTCCGAAGCCCAATAAACCCGCCTATACCGGTAATGGCCAGCAGTTTCCCGTCAAGTTCCACAGCGCACTGTCATACCGCGCCCTGACGGGTGCGGCAACCATCCGGACAATGTGACGCCCATGTCAGAGCATTCACGGCCGCAGGTCTTTTTTCCTTGGTATGGACATGCATCATTCGGTATCTTGTGATGCTTCCAGCGTATGCCTGTAAACAGATTTCTCCGGTTCTCAGCCATCCTTGCCACTGTTCTGGTGTTTCCCCAGATGGGTACAGCGTCAACACCATTTCTGGATGCCGGCAACCGCAAGCTGATGCCCCATGTGCTGACCGGAGCTGAGCTCGCACCACTGCAGGGCGCCCGCATCAGCCAGCTTGCCCTCTTCGCATCACTCGATGAGGGGTTTGGTCCCATCCCGTTCCAGGTTGACGAGAAGGACGCCAGCGGGCGGTTTGTCTACCGGGGCGGCGGGCAGATGGGCAGCGACGATGGGCTTCTGGATGCCAATGACGAACTGGTATTCATGTTGAAGGACTCCGGCCCCCAGTTTCCGAAACCCTTCTGGCCAGCCGGTGTGCGCCGGGGCCTGGAAATCGAGATGACCGATTCACTGGATAGCACGCGACGTGGCTACGTCTACCTGTTGGAGTTTGAAGGCCCACCAAGGTACGCTTCGCGTGACTATATACAGTTCGATCCAAAAAACTACCGCGTGACCACAGGCAATGCGACCATGGCGGTAAACCCCAGGCATCCCGTCTCCCATGTGGAGTACCGCCTTGCCGACTCGAAGGGTCAGCTAGGCCCAAACCTGCTGGACCGGGTGAAAATACGGCCATCGGCATGGACACTGGGCGAACTGATCCGGTTCAGCGAGACGGAAGAGACATTGAACTCCCGTATCACTGCATGGACTGATGGACCGGTGCGGGTAATTTACGAGCTGGAAAACACCTTCAAGCTGGGCCCAATCCCGCTCGTTCGCGCTTCGACCGCATGGATTTTCTACGAGCATAACTACGCCGTGCCCGTACGTGTACAGGTTCCCGGCCTGATCCGTACTTTTACCTCCAGGGTGGAGGCAGAGATCACCCTCGATTTCCGCGACATGACCGGAGCGACTTTCTCCTCGAACGTGCTCCCGCAGGGCGTGACCATACGGGGAGGAGAGCGTCCGGATGATGACCACCGCCGGGATATCGGCCTTGGCGGCTGGATGCTGCTCGGCCGGGGAAACCAGTCGATATACATGGAAATCGACCTGGACAAGACACTGCCCGTCAAAGTCTCACTCGTTTACTGGGACAACAAGACCGGCACACGGGCTCCGGAGTCGGTCCCTGGACAACTCCCTGAAGCCGGGTTCCGAATCCACGACTGGACCGAACTCGACCGCAGCATCTACGAATTTTATGTTGGCGTATATATACTCACCGAACCGCCCGACCAGGGCGGCAACGGACTGTTCAAAACTATCCATACACCCCTTACGGTACGACATAGCACCGGTACTGAACCAATAGCGATTGTGGCAGGGAGCACTGTACCCCAGGAAGTAATTTCCGCGCTGGAAGCGGCAGGGGTCAGGATTGAGCGGACAGACATTACCGGTGCCATCAGGAAAATGGCTCAGGGACCGGTTTCCCTGCTCGTAATGGATAGTCAGCCCGAGCCGGCAGTGGTCCGGGCGATTTCGCACTCACGAATTCCGGCTGTCATCACTAGAGGAAGGGGGCAGGGTGGACTGTTCGCAGGCATCTCGGCGGATACAGGCCCTGACCGGCTCGCCCGCGCCGTCGGAGCGATTTTCCCCAAGGGAACGCCCGTCGTGCTTATTGCCGGTCCCGGTGCAGAAAATGCCCGCCGGGCCGAAACTTACATTACTGCTACCCGGGCGGCTGGTCTGGATGCCACTGCAGCAACAGCAAAGTCCGAGCCGGAACTTGCGGCAATTCTCAGAGACCGGCCGGTGAAGGCCATACTGGTAGGTGACGACCCCCTGTGGGACTCGGCAGCACGGTACCAAATGCTTGTCAAAACCGCCGGCTCCACGCCGGTAATTGGCACAAGCCGCCAAGCAGTACTTTCCGGAGCAGCGCTGGCTATCGCGTCCGAATTCAGTGGGGACTGGAAACGGCTGATAGACCCCTTGCTCCGCCGCCAGAAGCCGGGGGCCGAGGCCATGCCACTCCGCATATTTGTGAATCCCGATGCTATCCGGCGGACAGGGCTCACCCTTCCG from Deltaproteobacteria bacterium harbors:
- a CDS encoding TIGR00730 family Rossman fold protein, with the protein product MREHMKNYIEFGTGYPVRGTRILAEFMLANEILAPYEEKPYVTVFGSARLPSDHSSYEENRKLGALLARAGYGVVTGGAAGVMEAANRGAWEVAKEKGEDPAHYSIGCGITLPHEQSFNPYVGVAVDFHYFFIRKYFLVFRSKAFILGEGGFGTRDELWEVACLIQTGKMPLAPLILLGGRDIWNGLIEDMRIMSERGVISPSDMDLIYVAPSASEAVSFVTSFYRKLDSISYDKHRGVIGFSMKEAVSADRLVEINRHRPDGFPPLVSEKENVLAMPRIRFGSYSELYPLIRVLNGD
- a CDS encoding outer membrane beta-barrel protein; protein product: MSRILPTIAVLLLAPLPLNAEGFSLLFPDSHITPGHLLRIGAQAFDDDGLEERRPSSSLMEYADELTWGPEAGDVEISPAFSLIGDSFDAGENVSFTGQIFAGINVTPIFQVGLSAMYTNFKGRDPVQPGPPPTQSTTGATHTLLFMPTMRVHFIFDKEARFDPYVQFALGGGRIFPRGDNGGAFVFGPGGGIRTFVIPKAALDLRFEYLFVYSREDYESMRFMLGAAFLYDWLK
- the def gene encoding peptide deformylase, with product MAIREILKIGNPLLRERSRELAEDELQSPQLKELISDMFETMRAARGVGLAAPQVGELVRVVVLDIRPNPRYPYIESTGELVLVNPVLTPTGNGRDLDWEGCLSIDGLRGKVSRWTDLSATFRIPGGERCHLEVSGFLARAIQHECDHLDGILWLDRTEDTRSITQVTEFEKYVLPSLLKTPAED
- a CDS encoding sulfite oxidase-like oxidoreductase — encoded protein: MIVSTDTLREERVPPGQRETRAWPVLHYGDVPGFDKARWDFRVFGEVSTPLRFSFDEFFALPRLQVKCDIHCVTTWSKLGMLWEGVPVRFLMEKSGVKPTAKYVLAHCEQGFTANIPLSDFTEPDVICGMKADGKDLTPEHGYPLRLLVPKLYFWKSAKWLRGIEFLEKDQPGFWEQNGYHMRGDPWTEERYRTY
- a CDS encoding NAD-dependent epimerase/dehydratase family protein, which encodes MELDGKLLAITGIGGFIGLRTAERALQRGMRVRGLDMSEPAAVRARKAGADVVVGDVTSPSAVRDLCRGADIVLHTAAIVHESGSMDEFRRVNVGGTVNVCENAREAGAKAFVQLSSVMVYGFTFPPYVTETGPLRGENNPYCQTKIESEEAALRYNQPPRFGVIVIRPGDVYGPGSVPWVVRPAKLMRKRQFGLPGGGQGIMNHVYVDNLIDAIFLALEHEMWGETFNVTDGADTTFRSYFTRLAKAVGAPRPYSVPLPLVKGIAWIMQKSAVLLGREPQVSPDAIAFLNRPYPYSIEKARKLLGYEPRVTLDEGMARTALWLQEAGRN